From a region of the Streptomyces sp. NBC_00193 genome:
- a CDS encoding penicillin-binding transpeptidase domain-containing protein gives MNGAAKGAVVGGAFLAMLGGAVYGVYALVGDAGDGDAKSTSATGPAVPAKGSGPVSDKDAAATAQAFFTAWAAGDARAGADLTNNPAEAQGALGEFTTKAYVSKVAITPGVQTGTTVAYSVAAEVTYEGVTKPLAYESKLTVVRGNTTGLPLVDWQPSVLHPQLQKGEKLRGGAPANPPVKAVDRKGRELTAEKYPSLRPVLDSLRKTYGERQGGTSGAELWIEPVAQEAPRRTLLTLVEGKPGEIETVLDADVQAAAEQAVLKFPQASVVAVQPSTGNILAVADHRGDGFPASLSGARAPGSTMKIVTGAMLLDRGLVAADKVAECPAEVQWGGKTFKNLKGFKLDGETFATSFAQSCNTAFIKQIKPVDDDDALPKEAREVFGIGAGVEWKVGVPTVDGKVPDATGPAAAAAYIGQGQIQMNPLTMASVTATARTGVFRQPVVVKASLDGREIAQAGRKMKPSVAAQLVRMMKLTATSGTAQGAMSAVHGSDKGAKTGSAEVDGAQNPDSWFTGFSGDVAAAAMVEGGGHGGDAAGPIVAAVLNAG, from the coding sequence ATGAACGGGGCTGCAAAGGGGGCCGTCGTCGGCGGGGCCTTCCTGGCGATGCTGGGCGGGGCCGTGTACGGGGTGTACGCGCTGGTGGGGGACGCCGGTGACGGCGACGCGAAGAGCACGAGCGCGACCGGCCCGGCGGTGCCCGCCAAGGGCAGCGGGCCGGTCAGCGACAAGGATGCCGCGGCGACCGCCCAGGCCTTCTTCACCGCGTGGGCGGCCGGGGACGCCCGGGCGGGGGCCGATCTGACGAACAACCCGGCGGAGGCGCAGGGCGCCCTCGGCGAGTTCACGACCAAGGCCTACGTGTCCAAGGTCGCGATCACCCCCGGCGTGCAGACCGGGACCACGGTGGCGTACTCCGTCGCGGCGGAGGTCACCTACGAGGGGGTCACCAAGCCCCTCGCCTACGAGTCCAAGCTGACCGTGGTCCGCGGCAACACCACGGGGCTGCCGCTCGTCGACTGGCAGCCCTCGGTGCTCCACCCGCAGCTCCAGAAGGGCGAGAAGCTGCGCGGCGGCGCGCCCGCCAACCCTCCGGTCAAGGCCGTCGACCGCAAGGGCAGGGAGCTGACGGCGGAGAAGTACCCGTCGCTGCGCCCGGTCCTCGACAGCCTGCGCAAGACGTACGGGGAGCGGCAGGGCGGTACGAGCGGCGCCGAGCTGTGGATCGAGCCGGTCGCCCAGGAGGCCCCCCGGCGGACCCTGCTGACGCTGGTCGAGGGAAAGCCCGGGGAGATCGAGACCGTCCTGGACGCGGACGTCCAGGCGGCGGCCGAGCAGGCGGTCCTGAAGTTCCCGCAGGCCTCGGTGGTCGCCGTCCAGCCGAGCACCGGGAACATCCTGGCCGTCGCCGACCACCGCGGGGACGGCTTCCCCGCCTCCCTCAGCGGAGCCCGCGCGCCCGGCTCCACGATGAAGATCGTGACCGGCGCGATGCTGCTGGACCGGGGCCTGGTGGCGGCGGACAAGGTCGCCGAGTGCCCGGCGGAGGTGCAGTGGGGAGGCAAGACCTTCAAGAACCTGAAGGGCTTCAAGCTCGACGGCGAGACCTTCGCGACGAGCTTCGCCCAGTCCTGCAACACCGCCTTCATCAAGCAGATCAAGCCGGTGGACGACGACGACGCGCTCCCCAAGGAGGCCCGTGAGGTCTTCGGCATCGGCGCCGGCGTCGAGTGGAAGGTCGGCGTGCCCACCGTCGACGGCAAGGTCCCGGACGCGACCGGCCCGGCGGCGGCCGCCGCGTACATCGGCCAGGGCCAGATCCAGATGAACCCGCTCACGATGGCCTCGGTCACCGCGACCGCACGGACCGGGGTCTTCCGTCAGCCGGTGGTGGTCAAGGCCTCGCTGGACGGCCGCGAGATCGCGCAGGCCGGCCGGAAGATGAAGCCCTCGGTGGCGGCGCAGCTGGTACGGATGATGAAGCTGACGGCCACCTCGGGCACCGCCCAGGGTGCGATGTCCGCGGTCCACGGCTCCGACAAGGGCGCGAAGACCGGCTCGGCGGAGGTCGACGGGGCGCAGAACCCGGACAGTTGGTTCACCGGTTTCAGTGGCGACGTGGCGGCCGCGGCGATGGTCGAGGGCGGTGGCCACGGCGGCGACGCGGCGGGCCCGATCGTGGCGGCCGTCCTGAACGCGGGCTGA
- a CDS encoding energy-coupling factor ABC transporter ATP-binding protein, with amino-acid sequence MDPVNAAPAPAPIPPSLEVSGLAYAYPDGHQALFGVDLAVGRGERVALLGPNGAGKTTLVLHLNGILTGGVGTVSVAGLPVAKRNLAEIRRRVGIVFQDPDDQLFMPTVREDVAFGPAAAGMRGAELEERVREALEQVGMAAFADRPPHHLSFGQRRRVAVATVLAMRPEILVLDEPSSNLDPASRRELADILRSLDVTVLMVTHDLPYALELCPRAVILSEGTIVADGRTQDVLCDEPLMRAHRLELPFGFDPRSVVIG; translated from the coding sequence ATGGACCCTGTGAACGCAGCCCCGGCCCCGGCCCCGATTCCGCCCTCGCTGGAAGTCTCCGGCCTCGCCTACGCCTACCCCGACGGCCACCAGGCCCTCTTCGGGGTCGACCTCGCCGTCGGGCGCGGGGAGCGGGTGGCGCTGCTCGGTCCCAACGGCGCCGGCAAGACCACCCTGGTGCTGCACCTCAACGGCATCCTGACCGGCGGCGTCGGCACCGTGAGTGTGGCCGGGCTGCCCGTGGCGAAGCGCAACCTCGCCGAGATCCGCCGCCGGGTCGGGATCGTGTTCCAGGACCCCGACGACCAGCTGTTCATGCCGACCGTCCGGGAGGACGTGGCCTTCGGCCCGGCCGCCGCCGGGATGCGCGGCGCCGAGCTGGAGGAGCGGGTGCGCGAGGCGCTGGAGCAGGTCGGCATGGCCGCCTTCGCGGACCGGCCCCCGCACCACCTCTCCTTCGGGCAGCGCCGCCGGGTCGCGGTGGCGACCGTCCTGGCCATGCGGCCCGAGATCCTCGTCCTGGACGAGCCGTCCTCCAACCTGGACCCGGCCTCGCGCCGCGAGCTCGCGGACATCCTGCGCTCGCTCGACGTCACCGTGCTGATGGTGACGCACGACCTGCCCTACGCACTGGAGCTCTGCCCGCGCGCGGTGATCCTCAGCGAGGGGACCATCGTGGCCGACGGCAGGACCCAGGACGTGCTCTGCGACGAGCCGCTGATGCGGGCGCACCGGCTGGAACTGCCCTTCGGTTTCGACCCGCGCTCCGTCGTGATCGGCTGA
- the cbiQ gene encoding cobalt ECF transporter T component CbiQ, giving the protein MGAGHAHKLYRPGRSPVHDLPPHCKLAATFGFVAVVVSTPREAVWAFGLYAVLIGAATAVARIPLGFLLRRLLIEVPFVAFAVLMPFVAQGERVEFLGMSLSVSGLWGAWNVLAKGTLGVAASVLLASTTELRALLLGLQRLKLPPLLVQIASFMIRYGDVISDELRRMSIARRSRGFEARGIRHWGVLAKTAGALFIRSYERGERVYLAMVSRGYAGSMPVIDEVAATRTQWAYAAALPVTALAVCLMGWTL; this is encoded by the coding sequence ATGGGCGCGGGCCACGCCCACAAGCTCTACCGGCCGGGGCGCTCGCCGGTCCACGACCTGCCGCCGCACTGCAAACTCGCCGCGACCTTCGGTTTCGTGGCCGTCGTCGTGTCCACACCGCGCGAGGCGGTGTGGGCCTTCGGCCTGTACGCCGTCCTCATCGGGGCCGCCACCGCCGTGGCCCGGATCCCGCTCGGCTTCCTGCTGCGCCGCCTCCTGATCGAGGTGCCCTTCGTCGCCTTCGCCGTCCTGATGCCCTTCGTGGCCCAGGGCGAGCGGGTGGAGTTCCTCGGCATGTCGCTCAGCGTCTCCGGCCTCTGGGGCGCCTGGAACGTCCTGGCCAAGGGCACCCTCGGCGTGGCCGCCTCCGTGCTCCTGGCCTCCACCACCGAGCTGCGCGCCCTGCTGCTGGGCCTCCAGCGGCTCAAGCTGCCGCCGCTGCTCGTCCAGATCGCCTCCTTCATGATCCGGTACGGGGACGTCATCAGCGACGAGCTGCGCCGGATGTCCATCGCCCGGCGCTCCCGCGGCTTCGAGGCGCGCGGGATCCGGCACTGGGGTGTCCTCGCGAAGACCGCCGGAGCCCTGTTCATCCGCTCCTACGAGCGCGGTGAGCGGGTCTACCTCGCGATGGTCAGCCGCGGCTACGCCGGCTCGATGCCGGTGATCGACGAGGTGGCGGCCACCCGCACGCAGTGGGCGTACGCGGCCGCCCTCCCGGTGACGGCGCTCGCCGTCTGTCTGATGGGATGGACCCTGTGA
- a CDS encoding 4'-phosphopantetheinyl transferase, whose protein sequence is MTLLPAGGPAPAGLLAPLLPPLVTAVDTFHDSAEAFLFPEEEALVAKAVAKRRHEFTTVRQCARAALAGFGLPPAPILPGAGGAPRWPGGMVGSLTHCDGYRAAAVARDTTVASLGIDAEPAEPLRGEGTLNLIALPAERTALRELAAHRPAIPWDRLLFSAKESVYKAWSPLTGRRLGFQDAHLTLRPNGTFTAALLVPGTTTAGPPLTGFDGRWQVRDGLALTVVAVPPRACADPA, encoded by the coding sequence ATGACGTTGCTTCCGGCCGGCGGCCCGGCCCCTGCGGGATTACTGGCCCCGCTGCTCCCCCCGCTGGTGACCGCCGTCGACACCTTCCACGACAGCGCCGAAGCCTTCCTGTTCCCCGAGGAGGAGGCCCTGGTCGCCAAGGCGGTGGCCAAGCGGCGGCACGAATTCACCACGGTGCGCCAGTGCGCACGCGCGGCCCTGGCCGGATTCGGCTTGCCGCCCGCACCGATCCTGCCCGGCGCCGGTGGCGCGCCCCGCTGGCCCGGCGGCATGGTCGGCAGCCTCACGCACTGCGACGGATACCGGGCGGCGGCCGTCGCCCGGGACACGACGGTGGCCTCCCTCGGCATCGACGCCGAACCGGCCGAACCGCTGCGGGGCGAGGGCACGCTGAACCTGATCGCCCTCCCCGCCGAACGCACCGCGCTGCGCGAGCTCGCCGCCCACCGCCCCGCAATCCCCTGGGACAGGCTGCTGTTCAGCGCGAAGGAGTCCGTCTACAAGGCCTGGTCCCCGCTCACCGGCCGCCGGCTCGGCTTCCAGGACGCACACCTCACCCTGCGCCCGAACGGCACCTTCACCGCCGCCCTCCTGGTCCCGGGCACCACGACGGCCGGCCCCCCGCTGACCGGCTTCGACGGCCGCTGGCAGGTGCGCGACGGCCTCGCCCTCACCGTCGTCGCCGTGCCCCCGCGTGCGTGCGCCGACCCTGCCTGA
- a CDS encoding serine hydrolase domain-containing protein: MDIQGVVAEGFEPVRDAFVRNFQVLGDRGAAVSVYRDGRKVVDLWGGTKDAEGTEPWAEDTVQIVRSATKGVAAAVPLLLQQRGLLDLDAPVSSYWPEFKAGGKERTRVRDLLAHRAGVPALDRGLTVAEAADGVSGARAVAAQRAFWEPGTEHGYHAQTFSWLLSELVLRATGRSLGGILAEEIAEPLGLDFWIGLPESEEHRVGRVAPVDPPESAGTLRTRPKRNVSAAYADPDSLTRRAFAAIDPLPDENDPAYRAAELPASAGIGTARALARFYAATIGVVEDGARIFTPATTALAGKEFSSGPDRVLLVNTRFGPGYMLHGPASPLLSPASFGHPGRGGSLAFADPEAGIGFGYVTNAHAKSVTADPRAQALVRAVRSAL; the protein is encoded by the coding sequence GTGGACATCCAAGGTGTGGTGGCGGAGGGCTTCGAGCCCGTCAGGGACGCGTTCGTACGCAACTTCCAGGTGCTCGGGGACCGGGGCGCGGCGGTGTCCGTGTACCGGGACGGGCGCAAGGTCGTCGACCTCTGGGGCGGGACCAAGGACGCCGAGGGCACCGAACCCTGGGCCGAGGACACCGTGCAGATCGTCCGCTCCGCGACCAAGGGCGTGGCCGCGGCCGTACCGCTGCTGCTCCAGCAGCGCGGCCTGCTGGACCTGGACGCGCCGGTGAGCTCGTACTGGCCGGAGTTCAAGGCGGGCGGCAAGGAGCGGACCCGGGTCCGCGACCTGCTCGCGCACCGCGCGGGCGTCCCTGCCCTGGACCGCGGGCTGACGGTGGCCGAGGCCGCGGACGGGGTGTCCGGAGCGCGTGCGGTCGCCGCCCAGCGGGCCTTCTGGGAGCCCGGCACCGAGCACGGCTACCACGCGCAGACCTTCAGCTGGCTGCTGTCCGAGCTGGTGCTGCGGGCGACCGGCCGTTCGCTGGGGGGCATCCTGGCCGAGGAGATCGCGGAGCCGCTGGGCCTGGACTTCTGGATCGGCCTGCCGGAGTCCGAGGAGCACCGGGTGGGCCGGGTGGCGCCGGTGGATCCGCCGGAGAGCGCGGGCACGCTCAGGACCCGGCCGAAGCGGAACGTTTCCGCGGCCTACGCCGATCCGGACTCCCTCACCCGCCGCGCCTTCGCGGCCATCGACCCGCTGCCCGACGAGAACGACCCCGCCTACCGGGCGGCCGAGCTGCCTGCCTCCGCGGGCATCGGTACCGCCCGCGCCCTGGCCCGCTTCTACGCGGCCACCATCGGCGTGGTGGAGGACGGCGCGCGGATCTTCACCCCGGCCACCACCGCGCTGGCCGGCAAGGAGTTCTCCTCGGGACCCGACCGGGTGCTGCTGGTCAACACGCGCTTCGGCCCCGGCTACATGCTGCACGGCCCCGCGTCCCCGCTGCTGTCCCCGGCCTCCTTCGGACACCCGGGCCGCGGCGGTTCGCTGGCCTTCGCGGACCCGGAGGCGGGCATCGGCTTCGGCTACGTCACCAACGCCCACGCCAAGTCGGTCACCGCCGACCCGCGCGCCCAGGCCCTGGTCCGGGCCGTCCGCTCGGCGCTGTAG